The stretch of DNA GGAAGCAAAGTAACTGGTGGGTCATTCAATTATTCGCCTGTTACTGCAAAATATGGTTCGGATCTTACGCTCCCTTTGACTGAACCAACAAAAAGCGGATATGTTTTCAAAGGCTGGAACACAAAGGAAGACGGTTCGGGGATCAGCTACAAGGCCGGTTCTCTGTACAAAGTAGGAGCGTCCGACTCTAAACTCTATGCCCAATGGGAACTGAGCGTAACGAACGCTCTGGACAATCTTGGTAGCGAAGGAAAGTCCATGATATATGTCGTAATTGTACTGATAGCGGCTTCTGTGGCATCAGGTCTCATATATGCTTGGGCACGGAAAAAGAAGAATACTAGAACAGAACATGACGCGACATCTAGATTTTGCCCCAACTGCGGAATGGAAATCGAAGGTGGAGATGCGTTTTGTAAGTCCTGTGGATTCCCTCTGAATGATAAGAAGAGCTGAGGTCGTCCAAAATGAAAAAGGCATACTAAAGTATCGTATGGCAGATTCATGATACTTTAGTACTCCAAGTTTGAAACATGATCGTTCCATAGGATGAGGTTGTCCGATTTCAATATGATGTGCGAAGAACTTCTCCATCTTGAATGATGGGTGTTATTTTCTCGTACACCAGTGGCCATGCACTCTCACTCATCCTAAATTTTGTTCCATGATTGTGACCGCTTCGTGCGTCAAAATCGATATATATGTTATTTGATTCTAACGCATCTAAAAAGCCTTTAAAGCTAAAGTTTTGAAGAATTTTTACAGAGTTATACCAATAATACTCTTCACCCTCTTCCCTTTTCACATCTGCCTGCACATAAAAGCAGTTCAGAAGTTTCCCTCCAGCTTTACAACTTAGATCTCTGAAACCCCAGTATGGCTGCATCGTACAGATATTGGTGCAGCCCGAATCGATATTTTGATAGACCTGATTTAGCCAATCACTATGTTTGGGATCCACTTCCAAAGGGTTGAAAACAATCAGTATCTTTTCTGCGTCTCGATCCACCTTTACACAAAATCCCCTATCACTATACTTGCAGGTAATCGTCTGTCTAAAACTCATTTCAGTTTCAGGATATTTTCGACCGGCTTCTTTATGTTGCCAACCATAATGCGGAAGCAGTACACAAGGTACAAATTTAAGCGCCCTCGGGGAAGGTTCTGAATGAAATAATGTCACTAATGAAGTTGTATTTTTACGCTGAGCTTTGAGTTCCCATTCTGCAGCATTAGGTATCGGTAAATTATTTTCTTCAATGCCCAAATAGTCTTCCAAGGTGTTTCCCACACCACCTGAATTGCCCATTCGCCTATTCTTTACCCACCCTTTCTCAGACAGTTCAATAAATTTTGCAATCAGTTCATCTTTTGAGTATAGTGTCATTGTATTCACAACCGCTGTTTTCATTCCCACAGTGTGATGATAGTGCGTAAAAATCAACAGACTGCGTTAACCTGTCTTCAGCCATTTTACAATATTCCTTTGACAATTCAATTCCTACATAATGCCGATCGAGGGTTTTTGCGGCTAATGCAGTGGTTCCAGATCCCATAAATGGATCCAATACGATTTCAGCGGTAGTTGAGGATATCACACGTTTAGCAAGCTCTAAGGGAAATGGAGCAGGATGTTTGTTATGGAATTCCTGTTTAATGTCCCACACATCTCCATATGCATTAGCTTTGGGAGCTAATTTAAAGTTCTTTTTTGCTATCAAATATATGACTTCATATGTTGGTAAAAAGTAACCAGAATTGAAATTTATCCCGCCGCTTCTTTTCCATATTATAATCTGTCTTACAGGAAATTGTGAAACAATGTCTGACCTATCCTGAAGCAATCCTCCCTGGACTCTCCATTTATGATTGTAAAATATTGCT from Candidatus Methanomassiliicoccus intestinalis Issoire-Mx1 encodes:
- a CDS encoding DNA-methyltransferase, with the protein product MPLDQELMLSKADYIDKIIHGDCLEIMKRMPDESVDIILTSPPYNLKNSTGNGMKDGRCGKWANAALQNGYESHSDDLPHEEYVAWQKDCLREMMRLIPDNGAIFYNHKWRVQGGLLQDRSDIVSQFPVRQIIIWKRSGGINFNSGYFLPTYEVIYLIAKKNFKLAPKANAYGDVWDIKQEFHNKHPAPFPLELAKRVISSTTAEIVLDPFMGSGTTALAAKTLDRHYVGIELSKEYCKMAEDRLTQSVDFYALSSHCGNENSGCEYNDTILKR
- a CDS encoding MvaI/BcnI restriction endonuclease family protein, whose amino-acid sequence is MTLYSKDELIAKFIELSEKGWVKNRRMGNSGGVGNTLEDYLGIEENNLPIPNAAEWELKAQRKNTTSLVTLFHSEPSPRALKFVPCVLLPHYGWQHKEAGRKYPETEMSFRQTITCKYSDRGFCVKVDRDAEKILIVFNPLEVDPKHSDWLNQVYQNIDSGCTNICTMQPYWGFRDLSCKAGGKLLNCFYVQADVKREEGEEYYWYNSVKILQNFSFKGFLDALESNNIYIDFDARSGHNHGTKFRMSESAWPLVYEKITPIIQDGEVLRTSY